The following coding sequences lie in one Xiphias gladius isolate SHS-SW01 ecotype Sanya breed wild chromosome 24, ASM1685928v1, whole genome shotgun sequence genomic window:
- the gpnmb gene encoding protein QNR-71 isoform X1 yields the protein MDALPYIFLLACAFFAYGADGRKTYSDMFPHKHAVVGKFPFPFPPIPGWDPDTNPWDDYLYPPLIQKPKELMHRRTKPKVRLTSDSPALNGSCISFTAKLEYPPCQKEDANGVLVWDEHCEDGTELEASANGQVRSGYVYNWTSWLDDYGFGKCTDMTKCNVFPDGKPFPQTNDWRRRSYVYVWHTMGQYYETCDGSSSSLTINTTNFPLGADIMEVMVYRKRERRKYSPLTTDNNVFYVTDKIPVAVNISQKAAVNQSKNVFFRGEDVVFKVQLHDPSGYLKTAAAIDYNWDFRDGNQLVTHHDVTTHTYSTLGSISVKMVVEAAFPVECPPAAATSTQRSSTSPTPTVPPSTSRPFPSSAPPATTGLPTTEPLPPTAASATPEYNPTTLAWLRTRRLNSNECFRYAYGTFVGNITIIEPKHTLNTQPNSRIVDVSAARVTKTDVSLLVKCLGSTPTSACTIVSDPSCTQVRDIMCDDVPPSSECEVHLRRTFLEPGTYCINITLEDSSSLALASTTVTISKSQDTPAPNTPHTAEVILSSSAMLVALFAFIAYLVYRRYKVYRPIRRTPAEDVCGHAGVRGHMVRLRETLFPSSEESRHLLIERHPL from the exons ATGGACGCCTTGCCGTATATTTTTCTCTTGGCTTGTGCCTTCTTTGCTTATGGAGCTGATGGACGCAAAA CATACAGTGACATGTTTCCTCACAAGCATGCTGTAGTAGGAAagtttccttttccatttccacCAATCCCTGGCTGGGATCCTGACACCAACCCATGGGACGATTACCTCTACCCACCTCTAATCCAAAAGCCAAAGGAGCTCATGCACAGAAGAA CTAAACCCAAAGTTCGTCTGACCAGTGACAGTCCAGCTCTAAATGGCTCTTGCATCTCCTTCACTGCCAAGCTGGAGTATCCTCCGTGCCAGAAGGAAGATGCCAATGGGGTCCTTGTCTGGGATGAGCACTGTGAGGACGGTACGGAGCTGGAGGCCTCAG CCAATGGACAGGTTCGTTCTGGCTACGTGTACAACTGGACTTCCTGGTTAGATGACTATGGCTTTGGAAAGTGTACAGACATGACGAAATGCAATGTGTTCCCTGATGGGAAGCCCTTCCCTCAGACCAATGACTGGAGACGCAGAAGCTATGTCTACGTGTGGCACACAATGG gCCAATACTATGAGACATGCGATGGCTCATCGTCCAGCTTGACTATCAACACCACCAACTTCCCATTGGGGGCAGACATCATGGAGGTCATGGTCTACAGGAAACGCGAGCGAAGGAAATACAGTCCCCTCACCACTGACAACAACGTCTTCTATGTCACAG ATAAGATCCCGGTGGCAGTCAACATCTCCCAGAAGGCTGCGGTCAACCagtctaaaaatgttttcttccgTGGTGAGGATGTGGTCTTTAAAGTCCAGCTTCATGACCCCAGTGGCTACCTCAAAACTGCCGCCGCCATTGACTACAACTGGGACTTCAGAGATGGCAACCAGCTGGTAACACACCACGACGTGAccacacacacctacagcaCGCTGGGGAGCATCAGTGTGAAGATGGTGGTGGAGGCAGCGTTCCCTGTGGAGTGTCCACCAGCTGCCGCCACCTCGACTCAGAGGAGCTCCACGTCACCAACCCCAACAG TACCACCCAGTACCAGCCGGCCCTTCCCCTCCTCCGCTCCCCCTGCCACAACAGGGTTGCCCACCACGGAGCCCCTCCCCCCTACTGCTGCCAGTGCAACCCCAGAGTACAACCCCACCACCCTGGCCTGGCTCCGCACCAGGCGCCTCAACAGCAACGAGTGTTTCCGCTACGCTTATGGAACCTTCGTGGGTAACATCACCATTATTG AACCCAAGCACACGCTGAACACCCAACCAAACAGTCGCATTGTGGACGTGTCGGCTGCCAGAGTGACCAAAACTGACGTCAGCTTGCTGGTGAAATGTCTCGGCAG CACCCCCACTTCAGCCTGCACCATTGTGTCGGACCCCAGCTGCACTCAGGTGCGTGACATTATGTGCGATGATGTGCCGCCATCGTCAGAGTGTGAGGTGCATCTGCGGCGAACGTTTCTGGAACCTGGCACGTACTGCATCAATATCACCCTGGAGGACTCCAGCAGCCTGGCCCTCGCCAGCACCACTGTCACCATCAGCAAGTCCCAGGACACACCTG CGCCCAATACTCCTCACACTGCAGAGGTGATCCTCTCATCGAGCGCTATGCTGGTGGCTCTCTTTGCATTCATTGCCTATCTAGTCTACAG GCGTTACAAGGTGTACCGACCAATTCGTAGGACACCGGCAGAAGATGTCTGCGGCCATGCCGGGGTCAGAGGCCACATGGTCCGCCTGAGGGAGACACTCTTCCCCTCCAGTGAGGAGAGCCGCCACCTGCTGATTGAGAGACACCCCCTGTAG
- the gpnmb gene encoding protein QNR-71 isoform X2 codes for MDALPYIFLLACAFFAYGADGRKTYSDMFPHKHAVVGKFPFPFPPIPGWDPDTNPWDDYLYPPLIQKPKELMHRRTKPKVRLTSDSPALNGSCISFTAKLEYPPCQKEDANGVLVWDEHCEDANGQVRSGYVYNWTSWLDDYGFGKCTDMTKCNVFPDGKPFPQTNDWRRRSYVYVWHTMGQYYETCDGSSSSLTINTTNFPLGADIMEVMVYRKRERRKYSPLTTDNNVFYVTDKIPVAVNISQKAAVNQSKNVFFRGEDVVFKVQLHDPSGYLKTAAAIDYNWDFRDGNQLVTHHDVTTHTYSTLGSISVKMVVEAAFPVECPPAAATSTQRSSTSPTPTVPPSTSRPFPSSAPPATTGLPTTEPLPPTAASATPEYNPTTLAWLRTRRLNSNECFRYAYGTFVGNITIIEPKHTLNTQPNSRIVDVSAARVTKTDVSLLVKCLGSTPTSACTIVSDPSCTQVRDIMCDDVPPSSECEVHLRRTFLEPGTYCINITLEDSSSLALASTTVTISKSQDTPAPNTPHTAEVILSSSAMLVALFAFIAYLVYRRYKVYRPIRRTPAEDVCGHAGVRGHMVRLRETLFPSSEESRHLLIERHPL; via the exons ATGGACGCCTTGCCGTATATTTTTCTCTTGGCTTGTGCCTTCTTTGCTTATGGAGCTGATGGACGCAAAA CATACAGTGACATGTTTCCTCACAAGCATGCTGTAGTAGGAAagtttccttttccatttccacCAATCCCTGGCTGGGATCCTGACACCAACCCATGGGACGATTACCTCTACCCACCTCTAATCCAAAAGCCAAAGGAGCTCATGCACAGAAGAA CTAAACCCAAAGTTCGTCTGACCAGTGACAGTCCAGCTCTAAATGGCTCTTGCATCTCCTTCACTGCCAAGCTGGAGTATCCTCCGTGCCAGAAGGAAGATGCCAATGGGGTCCTTGTCTGGGATGAGCACTGTGAGGACG CCAATGGACAGGTTCGTTCTGGCTACGTGTACAACTGGACTTCCTGGTTAGATGACTATGGCTTTGGAAAGTGTACAGACATGACGAAATGCAATGTGTTCCCTGATGGGAAGCCCTTCCCTCAGACCAATGACTGGAGACGCAGAAGCTATGTCTACGTGTGGCACACAATGG gCCAATACTATGAGACATGCGATGGCTCATCGTCCAGCTTGACTATCAACACCACCAACTTCCCATTGGGGGCAGACATCATGGAGGTCATGGTCTACAGGAAACGCGAGCGAAGGAAATACAGTCCCCTCACCACTGACAACAACGTCTTCTATGTCACAG ATAAGATCCCGGTGGCAGTCAACATCTCCCAGAAGGCTGCGGTCAACCagtctaaaaatgttttcttccgTGGTGAGGATGTGGTCTTTAAAGTCCAGCTTCATGACCCCAGTGGCTACCTCAAAACTGCCGCCGCCATTGACTACAACTGGGACTTCAGAGATGGCAACCAGCTGGTAACACACCACGACGTGAccacacacacctacagcaCGCTGGGGAGCATCAGTGTGAAGATGGTGGTGGAGGCAGCGTTCCCTGTGGAGTGTCCACCAGCTGCCGCCACCTCGACTCAGAGGAGCTCCACGTCACCAACCCCAACAG TACCACCCAGTACCAGCCGGCCCTTCCCCTCCTCCGCTCCCCCTGCCACAACAGGGTTGCCCACCACGGAGCCCCTCCCCCCTACTGCTGCCAGTGCAACCCCAGAGTACAACCCCACCACCCTGGCCTGGCTCCGCACCAGGCGCCTCAACAGCAACGAGTGTTTCCGCTACGCTTATGGAACCTTCGTGGGTAACATCACCATTATTG AACCCAAGCACACGCTGAACACCCAACCAAACAGTCGCATTGTGGACGTGTCGGCTGCCAGAGTGACCAAAACTGACGTCAGCTTGCTGGTGAAATGTCTCGGCAG CACCCCCACTTCAGCCTGCACCATTGTGTCGGACCCCAGCTGCACTCAGGTGCGTGACATTATGTGCGATGATGTGCCGCCATCGTCAGAGTGTGAGGTGCATCTGCGGCGAACGTTTCTGGAACCTGGCACGTACTGCATCAATATCACCCTGGAGGACTCCAGCAGCCTGGCCCTCGCCAGCACCACTGTCACCATCAGCAAGTCCCAGGACACACCTG CGCCCAATACTCCTCACACTGCAGAGGTGATCCTCTCATCGAGCGCTATGCTGGTGGCTCTCTTTGCATTCATTGCCTATCTAGTCTACAG GCGTTACAAGGTGTACCGACCAATTCGTAGGACACCGGCAGAAGATGTCTGCGGCCATGCCGGGGTCAGAGGCCACATGGTCCGCCTGAGGGAGACACTCTTCCCCTCCAGTGAGGAGAGCCGCCACCTGCTGATTGAGAGACACCCCCTGTAG